In Thermococcus sp. MV5, the genomic window TCTTAAAAGGAAGCTTTTTATCTTAATGGGCTTTTTTAGTGTATCTATATTCCTCAGCGCTCTTTCACTTGTATCAAACTTTTGGGAATTAATTCTCATCAATGCCCTTTATTCATTCTTCTTGGCGTCAACAGTCTCTATACCAATTGTTCTGCTTTTTAGAAATGTTAGAAAGACAAGATGGGAAGAGGGGGTTGGAAAGTTCAACAAAATTGGAGGTTGGGCGTGGGTAATTGGCCTTTTACTTGGATTTATACTCGTCAGGTTTCTTGCCTTTAGGGAGCTTCTTCTATTATTTGCTTTCCTGAATATTCCTGCGTTCATTATAGCTTGGAAAACTATTAGAGAGGCACCGGTTTATCTTCATAGGAACAATATCAAACCTCTTGTGAATCAGGTGATTCAAAAGGGAAGATACTTGCCCAACTTCTTAATTCATCTTCCCACAAGACTAAAACTATCACCAAAATTCAGGGGTTTTTATTTATCTTCTTTCCTATTTTGGGTATCATCTGGAATGTATACCACTCAACTGCCTGTATTTTTAATAAAAAATGGGTTTACTAGTCAAGAAGTCTTTGGATTGGCTCTCCTGAACTCCTCAACATCAGCAATGCTTTATCAAAGGGTTGGGAAAAAGCTCAGATCAAGGAATCCTGTTTTAGGGTTGGTACAGGGGTATTTCTTTAGAACTCTTGGAGTTTTCCTCCTATTAGTACCAATGGACTTTCACTATTCCTTGCTGCTCTCAAGCACTGCAAGTTATCTCCTCTGGGGATATTCTTGGTCCTACATAAGTGTTTCGTCAACCTCATTCATAGGGAGAAGGAGTACTCCAAAAGAGCAGGGAAGCGTCTTAGCAACCTCTAACTTAGTTAATTCAACTGGATTCGTTTTAGGAAGTTTAATCGGTGGTGGTGTAGCCTCTCAAATAGGTTTTGACATGAATTTTGTTTCAGCCTCTGTAATGAGCTTTCTAGCAATGTTTCCTCTTGTTTCATTGCTTGGAATTTCCTTTAGTACCTCAATTTCAAGAAGGCCGATTCCACAAATTAGGAAAAAGGATTAGTGCATTTCCATGTTTCTTAGTCTTATAAATCTTCCATATCTTTTTACAAACTCTATGAAGCGTTTGTAAGTATCATGCTCTTTTAGGGTTGCACTGTCTCCAATGGCAATAAGCTTTCTCTTTGCTCTTGTTATAGAAACATTTAATCTTCTTAGATCTGTTAAAAATCCGAGTTCGTGATTTTTATTGGATCGAACAAAGGATAGAATTATAACTTCTTTTTCCCGGCCCTGATATCCATCCACTGTGTGAACTTCTATATCTTCATCTTCGATGAGAGACCGTATTAACTCAACTTGGTCATCATAGGGCGTTATAATTCCAATCCACTCCTTTTTAATACCTATTCGAAGAAGTCTTTCGACAATCTCCTTAACTAAAAGGGCCTCTAGAGGGTTCTCTCTTGAAGTCGAGCCTCTTCTCTGTCTTTCCCATTTATCTGTTCTATCACTGGTGTCTACAAAGATAAGGGGCTCTTCTCTTTTTAATATTGAATCCCAAGGTTCGCCAAAGAAGGACTCTCTAACCTTTAAATCAGCCAGCGTTATATCTTTCACACTCTCGTCGGCCTTTATCTTCCCATTATAGAATTCTCTGCTTGGAAATTCCATTAAAAGTTGATTCATTCGGTATTGAACTTCAAGCATTCTCGCCTTGGATGGGTACAGACTTATGAGCTTTTCAAAAAGGGTCTCACTCAGCTCTTTGGCTTCTTCACTCAAAATTGTTGGGGGAAGTTGTTTGTGGTCTCCAGCAAGAATAAATCGTTTGGCCTTTGCAATTGGGATTAAAACACTTGGGATCGTTGCTTGGGAGGCTTCATCTATGATAGCAACGTCAAATTCAACATCTTTTATGAATTCAAGCGCTGCGGAGGAGTTTGTACTCAGAACAACATCCACATCTTCAATTATCTCCTGTATTATCTCACTTTCAATCTTTTCTGCAAATTTATAGAGCTTCTGGATTTGCTCGTTTAGTGTTATCCATTGGGCCATCTGTCTAACATCCTTAGCGGGAACACCTCTGGCCCCTCTGCCCCTATATGCCAACTTAAGTATTTGTTTATTGGTTAATCCTCTTCTCATTTGTGGTGTGGGTTTTTTATATTGATCTCTCATCATTGCCAGCCTTTCCGCTTTATTTCTCAGTTCTCTAACCCTTCTATATCGCTCATGGGATTCGACTTGAAAAGCGAGTGTTGATTCCTTTAGGTGGACTGAGACTCTTGAAGGATGTCCCAACCTGACGAGTTTAACTTTCCCCCAAAGCCGTTCTACAAGATTATCAACGGCTACATTGCTTTCGGCCGTTGCAAGAACTTTGCTTCCTCTCTTGACCTCTTGTATAATGAGTTCTACTAAAGTTCTTGTTTTACCGGTACCAAAGGGTCCGTGGATTAG contains:
- a CDS encoding MFS transporter; this encodes MRKKVNATMQARKASLLNPNSKMPRWFYSFIPFKVATGGSSQIISLYALQLGAEAGEIGLLTSLSAFASTLGTVFWGKLSDKLLKRKLFILMGFFSVSIFLSALSLVSNFWELILINALYSFFLASTVSIPIVLLFRNVRKTRWEEGVGKFNKIGGWAWVIGLLLGFILVRFLAFRELLLLFAFLNIPAFIIAWKTIREAPVYLHRNNIKPLVNQVIQKGRYLPNFLIHLPTRLKLSPKFRGFYLSSFLFWVSSGMYTTQLPVFLIKNGFTSQEVFGLALLNSSTSAMLYQRVGKKLRSRNPVLGLVQGYFFRTLGVFLLLVPMDFHYSLLLSSTASYLLWGYSWSYISVSSTSFIGRRSTPKEQGSVLATSNLVNSTGFVLGSLIGGGVASQIGFDMNFVSASVMSFLAMFPLVSLLGISFSTSISRRPIPQIRKKD
- a CDS encoding IGHMBP2 family helicase; the encoded protein is MHVKTYIAKLIDLVELEREAEIEAMREEMRKLKGYEREKVGRAILNLNGKVIGEEFGFKLVKYGRKEPFKTEIGVGDLIVISKGNPLASDLVGTVVEKGSRFIVVALEAVPSWAFRNVRIDLYANDITFRRQLENLEKLSESGIRALKLILGQEAPLKSFSEEFTPFDRNLNQSQKEAVSYALGSDDFFLIHGPFGTGKTRTLVELIIQEVKRGSKVLATAESNVAVDNLVERLWGKVKLVRLGHPSRVSVHLKESTLAFQVESHERYRRVRELRNKAERLAMMRDQYKKPTPQMRRGLTNKQILKLAYRGRGARGVPAKDVRQMAQWITLNEQIQKLYKFAEKIESEIIQEIIEDVDVVLSTNSSAALEFIKDVEFDVAIIDEASQATIPSVLIPIAKAKRFILAGDHKQLPPTILSEEAKELSETLFEKLISLYPSKARMLEVQYRMNQLLMEFPSREFYNGKIKADESVKDITLADLKVRESFFGEPWDSILKREEPLIFVDTSDRTDKWERQRRGSTSRENPLEALLVKEIVERLLRIGIKKEWIGIITPYDDQVELIRSLIEDEDIEVHTVDGYQGREKEVIILSFVRSNKNHELGFLTDLRRLNVSITRAKRKLIAIGDSATLKEHDTYKRFIEFVKRYGRFIRLRNMEMH